From Dehalobacter sp. 12DCB1:
CATTTTGGATGCTTTGGAAAGCTACAAGAATGATGTAGTTGGGGAACAGTATCCAGAAGACGGTCATAATTATAACTTTATGAACGGAGAGCTGGATAAGCTTTTGAAGCAAATGTAAGAACATGTCTTTACAAATTAAAAACTGCTTTCTGAACGTTGGTGAAGGAAAGCAGTTTTTTAGTATGGAAGTATTCAAGTTAGCTTAAGGTAAAACCAAACTTTTGGTAGCACATGACAAAAAGGTTACACGAATTTTTGGACATTGCTTTCCCGGGCAAACCGGTAGACGGCAATCAGAAAGAAAGCCGCAGTGAAAGCAATCAAGATGGCAATATTCATTAGGATTTCCGTCATATTTCCACCGTCTTGTATTTTTTGGATCGCATCCAGCGCCCACCATTGCGGCATAAAGTGGGCAATTTTTTGCATGGTTTCCGGCATCAGGCTCACCGGCCAGAAACATCCTCCCAGCATGCAGGTTGGCGTCATGATTAGTGTAGAAAGCGTGCCTGCCATGTAGGACGAACTTGAAAACGCAGTTGTAATGAGTCCGATTCCGATAGAAACAAGGCCGAACAGCAGCAGGATCAGGAAAAGAAGAGGTGCGGGAACATAGGTCTCAATCCGGAACAGGGTTTGTAAAGCCAGGATGATGAAGAGTGTTTGAGCGGTAACGATAATTAGGCTGCTTAAAGAATTGGCGCTCAGATATTCCTTGGTTGAGACGGGACTTGCACAGATTCTGTGATAGGTACGGGATCGCTTTTCATTTAAGATAGCATGGGAAGTCAGCCCTGCACCGAGCATCACGAACATCAGCAGGAAGCCGAGGCTTGTCAGGGTAATACCCTTGCTGACACTCTCATCCTGAAGTTCAATGGCTGATACTTGGAGCGGATTACCGCTGTATTTCTGAAACAGCTCCCAGAAGGCCTTATGGTCGCCATTGGAAGCGGCAGCCAGGTCTTTCAGATTCTGGGTTTGCAGATTGAAGGACTGCTCCAGCCAGGCGGTTATATCTTTTCCTTTTAACGAAATAATTTCAATTGCCGCCGGAGAGCCGGCAATAATGCTTTTTTCATATCCGGCAGGGATGATGACGGCTGCAGCCAGGGTCTGATCGAATAGGCGGTTTTTTATCTCTGCTTCTCGAACGGGGTTAAGCGTATAGTTTCCCGCTTTAGCAGTTTTCTGTACGAGGTAACTTGAAAGTGCGGTTTGGTCTTGATCAATCACGCCAATTTGGACAGGTTGTGATTTGGCGCCGCTGTAGATTCCCAGGGAAAAGACAATGCCAAGTAGCGGCAGAAGCAGATAGACAATATAATTGCCTTTTTTTCTAAAGGTAACTCTTAAGGTGTTTTTGACTAAAAATAGAATGTTTCTCATTCAGACCGCCTCCTTTCTGGACAGGTATGCTGAGATCATCAGGAATGCCGCAGCAATAGCCAGGTTGATCAAAATAGCTGGAAGCATCGTTAGATAGTCCTGGTTATAGATCAATCTGAAAATGGCCTCATTCGTCCACTTCAGCGGTGACAGCGCCGTAATTGCAGCAAGTGGTCCCTGGAGTGAGGATAACGGAACATATCCTCCGCCAAAAAAAGCGATGATTGGAATTAGAATATTTAAACACGCAGCTCCAGTGCCGTCATTACGAATCAGGTAAGCAATCCCTGTCCCCAGACTGACGGCGAGGACAGCTTCGGAGAGAATGACCAACGCGACCGATAGCAGGTTTGTTCCCCAGTATACCTTAAAAACTACCGAACTGAACAATAGTACGACCGCTGTCTGAATGAGGGTTACAAGAAGCCCGCCAAGCGTTTTGCCTGCAAGTAATTCGATTTTGGTAACAGGA
This genomic window contains:
- a CDS encoding ABC transporter permease, which codes for MRNILFLVKNTLRVTFRKKGNYIVYLLLPLLGIVFSLGIYSGAKSQPVQIGVIDQDQTALSSYLVQKTAKAGNYTLNPVREAEIKNRLFDQTLAAAVIIPAGYEKSIIAGSPAAIEIISLKGKDITAWLEQSFNLQTQNLKDLAAASNGDHKAFWELFQKYSGNPLQVSAIELQDESVSKGITLTSLGFLLMFVMLGAGLTSHAILNEKRSRTYHRICASPVSTKEYLSANSLSSLIIVTAQTLFIILALQTLFRIETYVPAPLLFLILLLFGLVSIGIGLITTAFSSSSYMAGTLSTLIMTPTCMLGGCFWPVSLMPETMQKIAHFMPQWWALDAIQKIQDGGNMTEILMNIAILIAFTAAFFLIAVYRFARESNVQKFV